The window TATTCCAAAAGAATTGGAATCGCACCAATATAATCCATTGAATCATTTACAGAAACAAATTGATatttttatcatataataagAAGTAAATTTGATATGAAAATAATGGCAAACTACCTTCACGTTGTACTTTACATATAAGAAgaatgtgacaactcgaaattttcatcTTATAACAAACCCTGCATTTAATCAAAATCAAGCTTACTTTTGCTAACTTTTAGCAGTTTTGGAGTCAGTCTGGGTGTTTTAATCATAAATACATCAGAGGTAATTATAGGAAGTACACTCTAGAGTTAATTGTACAACACTTAAGTCTCAacactccaagagtttggagtttacggccataacatggagtttacgaccgtaaactctagagtataaatatgacacttagtcatttttaccattttcaagcctataactcattctctctcaagtatcatacgaATTTTTCCCTAGATCTTCAACTTAGTAAGTGTTTCCTTCCTTGTTTAGTTGGTATACTTCaatatctagtgtttgtgcatgatttcatccgtgaaatctcttcatttgatagattttcaagtgttcttcatttcaccaagaacaccaagaacacacactagtgtttttgagccttaaacacccttacaagcttctatattgtaagtactcttgtctTAGCTTGTACTATACTTGAATCAACTAGTTTACacctagaaaacatcaagaaaacaagatcaaaagggtgtttacggccaaggaacctccTTGGGTTGTAAACCTTAATTAAGGGTGCAAATGAACCCTAATTCCTTCCAAAGCCTTGGGAccaagtctagaacacttccaaCTTGAGCTAAGGACCTTAAACTTTGAAATGGTacaaaataccatgagtttacggccgtaaactcatggagaaatggtccctaggccgtaaactctagttagtggtgcaatggtgccaccattccttcctaaggcttagacttgatcatAGGTCACTTCATTATGAATTGTAAGACCTTATAGCACAACTGGGaacgtaaactcatggagaaatggtccctaggccgtaaactctagttagtggtgcaatggtgccaccattccttcctaaggcttagacttgatcatAGGACACTTCATTATGAATTGTAAGACCTTATAGCACAACTGGGTActtaataccatgagtttacggccgtaaactcatggggaaattaccccttggccgtaaactcatgtggttatTACtatatgggccataaactccaatgagaggccctacaccccttatatgtaaccctatgtggtttaacacttcagTGCAAGTGTTTTCTAGCCCCTAAGGTTGTTCCATtacataattagttgttataaacactaattgtaagTATATATGTGTcactatatgttaaataggatccgtgtgtgctcaagtcttcacttgacgcTTAGCATCCTTTACCGATCTTACATTCACATCACtcgcttcaggtgagttcataccccttaatctatccttttaaatgactttaaatgcttttaggggggggggggaatacaagtagaaaacacatagttatataatcaatcacatgtgatttataactatgtttcaaacaatAGAATTTCATATACTtaaaaactgtcttatcaaacaactGTTTTGGAAAcagttttataaattgacatcaagtcatcaatatttattattaaaatcTTCAATTGTTTTACAAATCttcttttaaaacttatattttcaTCAATCACTTAACCCTTTGTACAAGTTGAGTAATGGGTTTACATTCATACTCAGAAGCAGTTCAAGacgtacatataaattataatatgtataatttatgatCCATAGAACATTATTTCACGATTCAAGTATACTAGAGTACATAGTTATTCAATAACACAGTTTTAATTCAAAACTACTCCAGAGTATACATTTTCCATAACAAGTTAAGAATACTAGTAAAGAACATACTATCAATCATTCAATctagaatgattgggttttcacaACTAaaatacatgtaacgtttatatacTTTCTATGAGACCTTGGATTCAGGTTGTTTACTTCATTTTAAACAATATAGTTAAGTCCTGATATTATAACCAAAATTTACGGCAGGGGATCGAAACAatgtgtgtgtagatctatattgggattgacaatcccacactcaggctgctagctacaattaGGCATATACGCCTACGAgtgacaattgttatcaacagttttcaATGCATTCATAGCGTTGGGTCAGACCATatagtcagtatggttataataactcatataAAAGATGTTACAAATACGTTAGTGTATAATTAGCCAAGCATAAGTACAATTTCAGATCATTGAATTACAAACAGGACGAGTTTATGCAAAAGCAACTACTTTTCATGTACTACATAaaagtataggattttctgggaaataTTCATCTATTCAAAGAAACAAGAAGCATTCTTttaacataaatacttatgaactcaccaacttaaatgctgatctacgctttcaaaataacttgtattctcagttcatcagtagacaggtactgatgacaggttttgagaagacggagcacaatcaagactcgtctttttattttgatcattcatttttggtgtctattacattacaaagaacacacatgtattaaaactttactattaatgcaatggatgatgttgttgattgtttactattttgcattgttatgatactttacatgacgtcctccatcctCGAAcgttttccgccgttccggttttggggtgtgacaaagaagGTCATTGACACAACCTATCTTACACTATACCTACTTACAACTACAATTACACTTACAGATCGCCACTGGCTTAAACCCTCTCCTAAAACTATACACaaataaaaccctagaaatcaagACCGGTTCAATTTATGTTAAAAAAGCTTCATTTACATTGAATCGTCTGGAATAATCAATTCACACACACAAATACAAGCATATACCTGAATTTTGAGTGATAGAAGAATTGGCATATAAAAAGGACAGAAAAGGTGGGAGTGGAGTGACGATGAAGCCAGAACCACCGCTGCCCGATGAGAGGAAGCAAAcgatgatgattttgaatttgAGGAAACGCTTCCTCCACCGGCTGCTGCCATTGCCGGCAGACTCCTCACTATGTAGAATTGTTGAACAAGAAGGGGATTTTCAAACGTATCCCGACCTTTTTCCTCATTTGCTCCTAATTACTCATGTCTTCAACGAACGCCTTCTCTTTTTCTCTGGATCGAGATCCTTTGGTGTATCGGCAATAGAGAAATTGATGTTTGAGATAGGTTGTGGCGGTGGTAGAGCGTCGCCGGTTGATAGTGATGCTCCGATAGCTGGGGGCTGTCGGATGTGCCCTTCAACCTCGACAGTAATGGTGTCGGGATCGAATAGGTGGTGGTTTTAAAAAGCCGACGATGGATGGAGAAAACCTAGGTAGTTAAAGTCAATGGTTACcataattatatgatattatttgtgaaaactaattatcaaattacctatttacctttatttatttattaattatttatttttattttaaattttgattgactcacatttatgcatacaataacacaataattactttgaatacctAAACCTAGCTCATGAAATATATATCTAAAACTAGTTCTTAAATAAAATATCCAATATACATTCTTTAATTGTATATTTGTATATTTAATGTCGAAGGGTTTGTTACATATACACTGCTAttacttattatttttttaaacctCATAAGGGTCGGTTTACTTTAAAGACAACATAAAAAAATTTTATGATAAATATATTCATTGAAAAAATTGTGATAATGTATACATTTAAATCGAAAATATTGAATCAATCATTCTAAATTCTTAGCTTAAACGTTTTATTTAGATATTATCATTTTAAATGTGAAATTATATTTGTATCATGATATAAAAGAAATCCCAAATAAATCGAAAAAATACAAGCAACACaaatttatatatttcaaaaaaaaaaaaaaaaaaaattgttgcattTGAACCATATTCGCATAGAATTATCCTTCAATGGGCCCAGTCAAAGTCCAAATTTAACGAAGCAGGGAGTTGAAGTGCTCCAGTCAGTGGTTCTCGACACCTGACGTTGACATTCGAAGCTCCGACGGCTGCCTCTCACAAACTCCGATCAACCTATCTCTGCTGCTGTAGGTTTTCATTTGGTCTGGTCTTCAATGGCAGCAATCAGTTTACGGAATCCTGGAATCTCACCGGCACGAAAATCAGATGGCGACCGACGCCTTTCTTCGGTGAAGAACCTTAATGGATCACCACGAAGCTTTTATGAATCCGTCAGTTTGAATCAGCAGCAACGTGTTCGGAAATCTGTTTCCTCGTTGGCGGTGAAGTCAATGAAGATCGTTGAACAGACCCAGGAACCGGCCTTTTCTTCCAATGGTCCTATTTTCCCTGTAAAGCTCTCACTCTTCATATATCGTCTTAAATGGTTATTCGAATATTCCTCAATGTATATCCTGCTCGCATCTCTAATTTAGAGATTGAAACGTTCTTTTAGGTTTTTGAGTTTTTGAATCTAATCAGGTGTTTGGCATCGATTGATGCGCACTGGTCAATTTATCGTAAAGCTAGGAAACGATTGATTTTGACCTGTTAACATACTAAAGTGAAGAAATCCATAAGATGCAATTACTTGTaggtactcaaatttgaaattgTTTCCTGCGTAGATAAGTTTTGTAATACACAATCAATGCAAGCTTTTGGTTTGCTATGATTTCTATACTTGATTAGCATATTGTGCAAGGAGCCTTAGCCAGAAGCAAAAACTGTTTATGATATATACGTTTGTAGAAAATCTATATCCACATCAAGCTCTTAAATGATTATAACTGTATACGATATCTATTTTCACAAGTACTTAGGAAAACTTGGTTTCTTCTTTTGAGTTTCAGTCTAGTGACAGCAATTTGAGGCAACCTCAGATTTCTCTAGATGTTCAAAGGAAAACAAAGATAGTATGTACAATTGGCCCTTCAACAAGCTCACGTGAAATGATATGGAAGTTAGCAGAAACAGGGATGAATGTGGCACGCCTAAACATGTCACATGGAGATCATGCATCACATCAGAAAACCATTGATATTGTCAAAGAATACAATGCTCAGTTCAATGAAAAAGTCATAGCTATAATGTTGGATACTAAGGTATGCATTCAGTTTACTTTAATGTGAAACAAAATGATTTCATCTTGTTCTTTTTATCTTCCATCTCCAAATTTGGATAAACACAGAATCAAAGAGATGAAAAGTACATATAAATGTATTCCTTCTACTATTTTTCATATGAATCATGTTGCTTCAGGGACCTGAGGTCAGAAGTGGAGATGTAGCTAAACCAATTCTCCTTCATGAAGGGCAAGAATTCAATTTCACTATAAAAAGAGGAGTTAGCACAAATGACACTGTTAGTGTAAATTATGATGGCTTTATAAACGATGTTGAACCTGGTGACATGTTATTGGTTGATGGTAAGATTACCTCATTAACACTTTTAAAAAAGATACAAAATGTTATATAGATATTCCATTGTATAAAGGtacttttttcttttcttgaagGGGGGATGATGTCATTGGGTGTTAAATCCAAGACTGGAGATTTAGTAAAATGTGAAGTAATTGATGGTGGAGAATTGAAATCAAGGAGGCATCTCAATGTGCGTGGAAAAAGTGCAACTTTGCCTTCAATAACAGGTTTACATTCATCCTATTTTACAATTACTTTGATTGAATTATGAATTTGATTCCATTTACAGATAAAGATTGGGAAGATATAAAGTTTGGAGTGGACAACCAAGTTGATTTCTATGCAGTTTCCTTTGTGAAGGATGCTGAAGTGGTTCATGAGCTGAAAGATTATCTGAAAAGTAAGGTTTCTttgtaaattataaaatattattttcattctttttattttaactAGAAAATGTTTTATTCTGTAGGATGCAATGCAGATATCCATGTGATTGTAAAAATCGAAAGTGCAGACTCCATAGTCAATCTTCCTTCCATACTTTCTGCATCTGATGGGGTTAGCATTTTAATTTCAATGATTTATATTCTCCTTATGATTATAATATCATTATTAAACTTTAATTATTTATGTATTAAGGCAATGGTTGCACGTGGTGACCTTGGAGCAGAGCTTCCAATTGAAGAAGTTCCTTTATTACAGGTAAAGTTAAATTATTAAACATTAATAATAACCTTGAATATTTGTTGCTAAGTTTACATAATttcttattatttaaataggaagaTATTATTAGAAGGTGTCAAAACTTGCAAAAACCAGTTATAGTAgcaacaaacatgttagaaagcaTGATTGATCACCCAACTCCAACAAGAGCTGAAGTTTCTGACATTGCAATAGCAGTAAAACAAGGTGCTGATGCTATCATGCTTTCAGGTGAAACTGCTCATGGAAagtaagttttttattttatggatttattaattattatttactcAAAATGTTAACATTTAATTCAAACTTATCTCAGTTTTCCACTAAAAGCTGTGAAAGTTATGCACACTGTGGCATTAAGAATCGAGTCAAGTTCACGAGTCAACTCGAACTCGGTATCTCTTTCTCGTCACTTGGCTTACAAGGTATGCAGTAATCgatgaatatttgtttttttggaatgcaagggtaaaatggtcattaacTTTTGTAGAGCCATATGGGTGAAATATTTGCTTTCCACGCTGCAACAATAGCCAACACTGTTGCTACCCCTATCATTGTGTTCACAAGAACAGGATCAATGGCTGTGATTTTAAGCCATTTTCGCCCTTTCTCAACTATCTTTGCCTTCACAAATGAGTAAGTCCATATTTTCATCTTTCGATAAAATTGAATCACATTGCTATTTAAccctaaaaaaaaattataaatttgtgCAGAAAAAGAGTTAAGCAGAGATTGATTCTTTATCATGGTGTGATGCCAATTTATATGGAGTTTTCTGATGATGCTGAGGAGACTTTTTCAAGAGCCCTTAATATTTTAGTTGTAAgtaattttttttccttacaatggtGGTCCCTATAGTTTCATTTTCTTGCAAGTCTGGTCCCTCGCTAGTTTAGTTTAActttatttaaaaattataaaactatTTGGGTGAGGTTGTTTAATAGTTTAAGAATAATTAATATAAAAGGGCAAAAAGGTCTTTTTACAATAACAAAAAATGAATTTATTGTACCTAAAGCAATGTCAATAATTCTTTATGACGATGACAATTTGTAAACTAGTAATTTCAGAAATTAGTGGGGTAGTCTATAACTTTTTTATGTAGCTTTCGatattttgtttttaataaaataaaataaaaaataaaaaattattctttttttttatttttttatttttttattttatcaggATAAGAAGTTAGTGAAGGAAGGGCAGTATGTTACACTTGTTCAAAGTGGAGCACAACCAATCTGGCGTCAAGAGTCTACTCACCACATACAAGTTCGTATGGTTCAAGGTTGATTTTTTTCATACAAAGTAAACTCTTTATACAAAAAAGGGTGACAAGGGTATTAATGTCTTTTCAACAAACAAGAAACTGGTCCCACCTTTTTGTCTCAATGCCAACTTTCTGGAAATGTCAATTTGTATGATTTGTTTCGAGctcaaaattttctttcttttgttttttgTAATTGTATATTACATGTAAGAAATGTATGCTGCTCCTATTAATATATGCATATATACTACTACAATGTTCATTTTTGTGTGTAGATGATATTAGTGTAAAAAGGTCTGTATGGATATAAATATAGGCTCTGTCTAGATTAAATgttaatggaaaaaaaaaacaaatttttctaTGGTTtaccaaataataacttaaacatGAAATTCTCATTAAGTCAAATAAATATACGTTATTTTAGAACATTTTTGTTGAATAATAATATCTGAAATTACAGATCCTGTCTAACTTTCTTAATAAAAATTGGCtcaataatttgttaatataaaaTTCACAATTGGCAATCTAATATTTTAGTATTTGCAGTTAAAAACTATATATGTAAGGTTATAAACAACAAAAGTACAAAATTTAGGAGGCCAACTTGTTGGACTGCTCATTTAGAGCTGTCAAGTCGAAGTTACCTCTAGAAGATTGAAAGAATGtgataattattttaaaaaaaaggaTACTGAAAAAAAAACCATAACTTTTGTAGAAATCTGTGAATTTAGGCTTTTGTTGATTTTAGGTTTATTATACCGgatgtttgtaattttttttaattatatatatttttttgtatttttggttTATTAAAGCCTTACTTGACGgtaatgtttgtttttattttttatttttggtttataaaagcctttaagtttgatatttttGTTCATTAAAGCCCCTAAGTTTGATAGAAGTGTTCGATTTTACCAATTAAATAtgcaaaaatgtaaatttgaaaaaaaattgcaaACATTTGGTTTTAATGAACCTTAAACCCACAAAAGAGTAATTTCGTAAAATTTTGCCAAACATAAAGGCTTTTATGTCATTATCCTTAAAAAACATTTGAGATTTAGAACTCAATATAAGTATATGATTGAAAGATTGTGATTATCAAATCTATATGATTAAAGGGTTTAACTAAACTGACTATTAGAAAATGACCAAGTTTTTTGTATATCATGAAAATGATAATATCCGAAATTGGTATTTCGAAATGTATTATATCATCATTTTTCAACCAAATGTCACATTTTAAGTCATTTTATTGTATCTAATTCCCATTAGTTATGCTTCTTTAAAATTTTGCTAGATTTgagtaaaaaaaatcattttcttgAATTTTCGGATTTGTTCATAGAATTTCAGGTTTGTTTTTTAAATTcttgaatatgtttttttttttcttttttccttttggtAATCTGGAACGGTCTGTATTGTCAATATGAAATgtaatttttatcaaaaaatactTTAATATGACATAAATTTAGTAAGAAGTGgtaattttctaaaaaaaaaaggaTATGGTCATTTTTGTCAATAACATTATTCCTAATGCTTAGTTTAGTTAATAtcctaaaattaaaaaattttgtAATAaccaattttattaaaaaatgggTTAAGtagaatacatatatatatatatatatatatatatatatatatatatatatatatatatatatatatatatatatatatatatattttcattgtTATTAATAATGGTTAGTTTAGTTAATATCCAAGATTTAAACATTGGTAATAa of the Lactuca sativa cultivar Salinas chromosome 6, Lsat_Salinas_v11, whole genome shotgun sequence genome contains:
- the LOC111901174 gene encoding pyruvate kinase isozyme G, chloroplastic, with amino-acid sequence MAAISLRNPGISPARKSDGDRRLSSVKNLNGSPRSFYESVSLNQQQRVRKSVSSLAVKSMKIVEQTQEPAFSSNGPIFPSSDSNLRQPQISLDVQRKTKIVCTIGPSTSSREMIWKLAETGMNVARLNMSHGDHASHQKTIDIVKEYNAQFNEKVIAIMLDTKGPEVRSGDVAKPILLHEGQEFNFTIKRGVSTNDTVSVNYDGFINDVEPGDMLLVDGGMMSLGVKSKTGDLVKCEVIDGGELKSRRHLNVRGKSATLPSITDKDWEDIKFGVDNQVDFYAVSFVKDAEVVHELKDYLKRCNADIHVIVKIESADSIVNLPSILSASDGAMVARGDLGAELPIEEVPLLQEDIIRRCQNLQKPVIVATNMLESMIDHPTPTRAEVSDIAIAVKQGADAIMLSGETAHGNFPLKAVKVMHTVALRIESSSRVNSNSVSLSRHLAYKSHMGEIFAFHAATIANTVATPIIVFTRTGSMAVILSHFRPFSTIFAFTNEKRVKQRLILYHGVMPIYMEFSDDAEETFSRALNILVDKKLVKEGQYVTLVQSGAQPIWRQESTHHIQVRMVQG